The Methanocella arvoryzae MRE50 genome includes a region encoding these proteins:
- a CDS encoding type I restriction endonuclease subunit R, giving the protein MEPEREARKNIDRLLEAAGWKVQDHDKLDLGAGPGIAVREFTLDNGEADYLLFVDRKAVGVIEAKPEGTTLSGVAEQTQKYLNGIPKCIGQVKNPPFAYESTGVETYFRDMRDPDARSRSIFAFHRPETIREWLSDEETLRSRLKNLPPLRTEGLRDCQTEAITKLEKSFAESRPRALIQMATGSGKTFTSVSFIYRLIKHAHAKKILFLVDRSNLGRQTLREFQQYTTPDDGRKFTDLYNVQHLTSNSIDPVSKVCITTIQRLYSMLRGEAEFEEGNEERSGFDTGVTDERPKEVAYNPNIPIEEFDFIVVDECHRSIYHVWRQALLYFDAFIVGLTATPSKQTIGFFNKNLVMEYNHERAVADGVNVGYEVYRIKTEITEKGSKIEAGEYVDKRSKLTRQKRHEMLDEELVYDPNRLDRDVVAPDQIRTVIRTFRDRLFTEIFPGRKEVPKTLVFAKDDSHAEDIVNIIREEFAAGNEFCKKITYRTTGEKPEELLQSFRNSYYPRIAVTVDMISTGTDIKPLECLIFMRNVRSGVYFEQMKGRGTRTISPTDLKAVSSDAHHKTHFVIVDAVGVCERDKTDSRPLERKKSVAFKDLLYSIAVGKRDEDTITSLISRLTRLDREIGEKERKEIENVSGGVQLKTIINKLVDAIDADSQEARAKQMFKTDSPTREQLEKAKEALTDEACKPFDKPALRDTLVEVKTRSEQIIDEGSIDNLISAGFDDGAKEKARAVVTSFKEFIEANKDELTALQIIYSQPYAKRHLAFKDIKDLAEAIQKPPRNLTPERVWQAYEILERSKVKGAGAQKLLTNIISLVRFTEGQSDVLEPFPETVDSRFRKWVEEQEKLGRKFTAEQMEWLNMIKEHIGASLEISVEDLELTPFDQKGGPVRAYRVFGSELNWMLEELNEVLVA; this is encoded by the coding sequence ATGGAGCCGGAGCGAGAGGCGCGGAAGAATATCGACAGGCTGCTGGAGGCCGCAGGGTGGAAGGTCCAGGACCATGACAAGCTGGACCTCGGGGCCGGGCCGGGCATTGCCGTGAGAGAGTTTACCCTCGATAACGGCGAGGCAGACTACCTGCTCTTCGTTGACCGGAAAGCGGTCGGTGTTATCGAGGCGAAGCCCGAAGGGACGACACTGAGTGGCGTAGCAGAGCAGACGCAGAAGTACCTGAACGGCATCCCCAAGTGCATCGGGCAGGTGAAGAATCCGCCCTTCGCTTACGAGTCGACTGGCGTCGAGACCTACTTCCGGGATATGAGGGACCCGGACGCCCGGTCCAGAAGCATTTTCGCATTCCACAGGCCTGAGACTATCAGGGAGTGGCTGTCGGACGAAGAGACACTCAGGTCGAGGTTGAAGAACTTACCACCATTGCGGACTGAGGGTCTCCGGGACTGCCAGACAGAGGCAATCACGAAGCTGGAAAAATCCTTCGCAGAATCCAGGCCGAGGGCGCTGATCCAGATGGCCACGGGCAGCGGCAAGACCTTCACTTCAGTCAGCTTCATCTACAGGCTCATCAAGCATGCCCACGCAAAAAAGATCTTGTTCCTGGTGGACCGGAGCAACCTGGGCAGGCAAACGCTGAGGGAGTTCCAGCAGTACACTACGCCGGACGACGGGCGCAAGTTTACCGATCTTTACAATGTGCAGCACCTGACCTCGAACAGCATCGATCCCGTCAGCAAGGTCTGCATCACTACAATACAGCGCTTATACTCAATGCTCCGGGGGGAGGCAGAGTTCGAGGAGGGCAACGAAGAGCGCTCCGGGTTCGACACGGGCGTTACCGACGAGCGACCTAAAGAGGTGGCCTATAACCCAAACATCCCGATCGAGGAGTTCGACTTCATCGTAGTGGACGAGTGCCACCGCTCCATATATCACGTCTGGCGGCAGGCGCTTCTCTATTTCGACGCGTTCATCGTCGGCCTGACAGCCACGCCCTCCAAGCAGACGATCGGCTTCTTCAACAAAAATCTGGTCATGGAGTACAACCACGAGCGGGCAGTTGCCGACGGCGTCAACGTGGGCTACGAGGTCTACCGGATCAAGACGGAAATAACGGAGAAGGGAAGCAAGATCGAGGCCGGCGAGTACGTGGACAAGCGCAGCAAGCTCACAAGGCAGAAGCGGCATGAGATGCTGGACGAGGAACTGGTCTACGACCCCAACAGGCTCGACCGTGACGTGGTCGCCCCGGACCAGATCCGCACTGTCATCAGGACGTTCAGAGACAGGCTGTTCACAGAAATATTCCCCGGCAGGAAGGAAGTGCCCAAGACACTCGTCTTCGCCAAGGACGACTCCCACGCCGAGGACATCGTCAACATCATCCGGGAAGAGTTCGCCGCCGGCAACGAGTTCTGCAAGAAGATCACATACAGGACGACCGGGGAGAAGCCGGAAGAGCTGCTCCAGAGCTTCAGGAACTCGTATTATCCCAGGATAGCGGTCACCGTAGACATGATCTCCACCGGCACCGACATCAAGCCCTTAGAGTGCCTCATCTTCATGCGCAACGTGCGCTCCGGCGTCTACTTCGAACAGATGAAGGGCCGTGGCACCCGGACCATCTCGCCCACGGACTTGAAGGCCGTCTCCAGCGACGCCCACCACAAGACACACTTCGTGATCGTCGACGCCGTAGGCGTCTGCGAGCGGGACAAGACCGACTCCCGCCCGCTGGAGAGAAAGAAGAGCGTAGCATTCAAGGATTTACTGTACTCGATCGCCGTAGGCAAGAGGGACGAGGATACCATTACATCGCTGATCTCCAGGCTGACGAGGCTCGACAGGGAGATCGGTGAAAAAGAAAGAAAGGAGATCGAGAATGTCTCCGGCGGCGTTCAGTTAAAAACGATCATCAACAAGCTCGTCGACGCCATAGACGCCGACTCACAGGAAGCCAGGGCGAAGCAGATGTTCAAGACAGACAGCCCGACGCGGGAGCAGTTGGAGAAAGCTAAAGAAGCTCTGACAGATGAAGCCTGCAAGCCCTTCGACAAGCCCGCCCTGAGGGACACGCTGGTAGAGGTCAAGACCAGAAGCGAGCAGATCATCGACGAGGGCAGCATCGATAATCTCATATCGGCCGGCTTCGACGACGGCGCCAAGGAAAAGGCCCGGGCAGTAGTGACCTCTTTCAAGGAGTTCATCGAGGCCAACAAGGACGAGCTGACAGCGCTGCAGATCATCTACAGCCAGCCCTACGCGAAGCGGCACTTAGCCTTCAAGGACATCAAAGACCTGGCCGAGGCCATCCAGAAGCCTCCGAGAAACCTGACGCCAGAGAGGGTATGGCAGGCCTACGAGATCCTGGAGAGGTCTAAGGTGAAAGGCGCGGGAGCCCAGAAGCTGCTGACCAACATTATCTCGCTTGTGAGGTTTACCGAGGGCCAGAGCGACGTGCTTGAGCCGTTCCCGGAGACGGTAGATTCAAGGTTCAGGAAGTGGGTGGAGGAGCAGGAGAAGCTCGGCCGGAAGTTCACGGCGGAGCAGATGGAATGGCTTAATATGATCAAGGAGCATATTGGGGCGTCGCTGGAGATAAGCGTAGAGGATCTGGAGTTGACGCCGTTTGATCAGAAGGGCGGGCCGGTCAGGGCGTATCGGGTGTTTGGGTCGGAGTTGAACTGGATGCTGGAAGAGTTGAATGAAGTGCTGGTTGCATGA
- a CDS encoding galactose-1-phosphate uridylyltransferase, giving the protein MNELRRDYFTDRRVIVATERAKRPTDFVRPGTPEQPQNLESCPFCEGHEHLTPPSKATYFFENDILKHEPDVEGQARRSSWAARIIPNLFPATQARPPEVHSDQLMTASGVHEVLVESPDHYKQPQAMSDDEIKLLFKVYRDRFEDISKLPYIKYISEFRNYGKDAGASLAHPHSQIIAVPVVPRVIKEQYGFDYSEVIAREEHSARLVQASKHAVAFTPYASAYSYETWIFPRRHCKNILELTDEERDDLAVVTRDLLKRVKALLADPPYNYGFIQSLSDPLHMHLRIYPKLGIEAGFELNTGININSVPPEEAAKSLHDVTL; this is encoded by the coding sequence ATGAACGAGCTACGCCGGGACTATTTTACCGATCGCCGGGTGATCGTCGCCACGGAGCGGGCAAAGCGGCCGACCGATTTCGTCAGGCCCGGAACGCCGGAACAGCCCCAGAACCTCGAGTCCTGTCCCTTCTGCGAGGGCCACGAGCACCTCACCCCTCCCAGCAAGGCGACATACTTCTTCGAGAACGACATTCTCAAACACGAGCCCGACGTCGAAGGCCAGGCCCGCCGCTCCTCGTGGGCCGCCCGCATCATCCCCAACCTGTTCCCGGCGACGCAGGCCCGGCCCCCCGAAGTCCACTCAGACCAGCTTATGACCGCCTCCGGAGTTCACGAGGTGCTGGTCGAGTCGCCCGACCACTATAAGCAGCCGCAGGCTATGTCGGACGACGAGATCAAGTTGCTTTTCAAGGTCTACAGGGACCGGTTCGAGGACATCTCGAAGCTGCCCTATATCAAATATATCTCGGAGTTCCGCAACTACGGCAAGGATGCCGGGGCCTCCCTCGCACACCCCCACTCACAGATCATCGCCGTCCCGGTCGTGCCCCGGGTCATCAAAGAGCAGTACGGCTTTGACTACTCCGAGGTCATCGCCCGGGAGGAACACTCAGCCCGCCTGGTGCAGGCGTCGAAACACGCGGTCGCTTTTACCCCCTATGCCTCGGCATACTCTTACGAGACCTGGATCTTCCCTCGCCGGCACTGCAAGAACATCCTGGAGCTGACCGACGAAGAGCGGGACGACCTCGCCGTCGTGACCAGAGACCTGCTCAAGCGCGTCAAAGCCCTGCTCGCTGACCCGCCCTACAACTACGGCTTCATCCAGTCGCTCTCAGACCCGCTGCACATGCACCTCAGGATATACCCCAAGCTCGGCATCGAGGCTGGCTTCGAGCTCAACACCGGGATCAACATCAACTCCGTGCCGCCGGAAGAGGCGGCAAAGAGCCTGCACGACGTGACCTTGTGA
- a CDS encoding restriction endonuclease subunit S — protein MIEKNELPTGWCSTDLGDIISPSKEKIEPVKTESIPYIGLEHIEKDTGKLLSFGNSTEVTSTKTVFHKGDLLYGKLRPYLNKVCVTEIDGICSTDILVFNEQRFLSNKLLKYRMLCPDFVRYANQNATGVNHPRVDFKKIASFEIALPPLAEQHRIVAKIEELFTQLDAGVEALKKAKEQIKQYRQAVLESAFNGKLTEKWRLSSKEYIAPISEFISNVQKTRSTDGKTVCDQLESTLEMPNGWLGVLLYQIADIGTGATPLRSNKNYYENGTIPWITSSAVNSQYITKADEFITELAIKETNAKIFPKNSLIIALYGEGKTRGKVSELLIEAATNQACAAIIFNDQTVVLKPFIKLYFQKNYEDLRKLASGGVQPNLNLGIIKSTLIPLPPLAEQEIIVGEIEKKFPIMEDIEKTIDQSLSYSETLRQSILSQAFSGKLVPQNPNDEPAEKLLERIRAERLNQAAGKPQNSGPRRTRKQATLA, from the coding sequence ATGATAGAAAAAAATGAACTACCTACAGGATGGTGTTCGACTGATTTAGGGGACATCATCTCACCGTCGAAAGAAAAAATCGAGCCAGTAAAAACAGAGTCTATTCCTTATATCGGCCTAGAACATATTGAAAAGGATACTGGCAAACTATTATCGTTCGGAAATTCAACAGAAGTAACTAGCACAAAGACCGTTTTTCACAAAGGCGACCTACTATATGGGAAATTAAGGCCATACTTAAATAAAGTATGTGTAACAGAGATTGATGGAATATGTTCAACAGATATATTAGTCTTCAACGAACAGCGATTTCTGTCTAATAAACTTTTAAAGTACAGGATGCTTTGTCCAGATTTTGTTAGATATGCAAATCAAAATGCAACTGGCGTGAATCACCCAAGGGTTGACTTTAAGAAAATTGCCTCATTTGAAATAGCACTACCTCCCCTTGCCGAGCAGCACCGTATCGTCGCCAAAATCGAGGAGCTTTTCACGCAGTTAGACGCAGGCGTGGAGGCGCTGAAGAAGGCGAAGGAACAGATAAAACAGTATAGGCAGGCTGTATTGGAAAGCGCGTTTAATGGTAAATTAACGGAAAAATGGCGCTTATCGAGTAAAGAGTATATTGCACCAATATCGGAATTCATTAGTAATGTTCAAAAAACAAGAAGTACGGATGGAAAAACGGTTTGTGATCAATTAGAATCCACATTGGAAATGCCAAATGGATGGTTAGGTGTTCTACTCTATCAAATTGCAGATATCGGCACCGGTGCAACACCACTTCGAAGTAATAAAAATTATTACGAAAATGGCACTATCCCATGGATCACAAGTAGTGCAGTAAATAGTCAATACATAACCAAAGCTGACGAATTTATTACGGAGCTTGCAATAAAAGAAACAAACGCGAAGATATTTCCGAAAAATAGTTTAATTATTGCTTTGTACGGAGAAGGAAAAACCAGAGGGAAAGTGTCTGAGTTATTAATTGAGGCCGCAACGAATCAAGCTTGTGCTGCAATTATTTTTAATGATCAAACAGTAGTTTTAAAGCCGTTTATAAAATTATATTTCCAGAAGAACTATGAAGATTTAAGAAAGTTGGCGTCGGGTGGTGTTCAACCGAATTTAAACCTTGGGATAATAAAATCAACTTTGATTCCGCTACCACCTCTGGCAGAGCAAGAAATTATCGTTGGAGAAATCGAAAAGAAATTTCCGATCATGGAAGACATAGAAAAAACAATCGACCAAAGCCTCTCCTACTCAGAAACCCTCCGCCAGTCCATCTTAAGTCAAGCTTTCTCCGGCAAGCTCGTCCCCCAGAACCCGAACGACGAGCCGGCCGAGAAACTCTTAGAACGCATCAGGGCAGAGCGTTTGAATCAGGCAGCAGGAAAGCCCCAGAACTCTGGCCCCAGAAGGACCCGGAAGCAGGCGACGCTGGCCTGA
- a CDS encoding glycosyltransferase family 4 protein, with product MESLKIAFFCWESIYSERIGGLSPGATYLAESLAAKGHEVHFFTRGSADRTIKGVQYHYVQPFANNIVDYSKSMSDLMVRRFRDFDAPAFDILHFHDWHVTEALHQLKDRTTIFTFHSTEYGRAGNQIGQWWEAKEISGKEWYAALTARRITAVSHVLKNEIMWLYNIPFEKIDVVSNGIYPEVYEAIIDPGRVKEAYGIHPYAPLVLFVGRMEYQKGPDLLARAVPLVLRHRWDARFIMAGQGTMKYELQQMLAGLPVQFPGYIPDSEYVRLLNASDAVVIPSRNEPFGLVLLEAWSARRCPVVADVGGLSENVTNFTDGVKVYLDPASIAWGINYVLSDPSRAAAYGRNGRRKVERHFLWSVVAGKMLDVYRKALQ from the coding sequence GTGGAGTCGCTCAAGATAGCCTTCTTCTGCTGGGAGTCCATCTACTCAGAGCGCATCGGAGGGCTCTCCCCGGGAGCCACCTACCTCGCAGAATCTCTCGCGGCTAAGGGCCATGAGGTCCATTTCTTCACCCGTGGCAGCGCGGACCGGACGATCAAAGGAGTCCAGTACCACTACGTGCAGCCCTTCGCCAACAACATCGTGGACTATTCGAAGAGCATGAGCGACCTGATGGTCCGGCGGTTCCGGGACTTCGACGCCCCGGCTTTCGACATCCTGCACTTTCACGACTGGCACGTGACCGAGGCGCTGCACCAGCTCAAAGACCGGACCACTATCTTCACCTTTCACTCCACCGAGTACGGCCGGGCGGGGAACCAGATCGGCCAGTGGTGGGAAGCGAAGGAGATCTCCGGCAAAGAGTGGTACGCCGCGCTCACCGCCAGGCGCATCACCGCTGTTTCCCACGTCCTCAAGAACGAGATCATGTGGCTGTATAACATACCTTTCGAGAAGATCGACGTGGTGAGCAACGGCATCTACCCGGAGGTCTACGAGGCGATAATCGACCCCGGCCGGGTGAAAGAGGCCTACGGTATTCATCCTTACGCGCCGCTGGTGCTGTTCGTAGGCCGGATGGAGTACCAGAAAGGCCCCGACCTGCTGGCCAGAGCGGTTCCGCTGGTCTTGAGGCACAGGTGGGATGCCAGGTTCATCATGGCCGGCCAGGGCACGATGAAGTATGAACTGCAGCAGATGCTCGCCGGCCTTCCGGTCCAGTTCCCCGGCTACATCCCGGACTCCGAGTACGTGCGGCTGTTGAACGCGTCGGACGCGGTGGTGATCCCCAGCAGAAACGAGCCCTTCGGCCTGGTTTTACTCGAAGCGTGGAGCGCCAGAAGGTGCCCGGTCGTCGCTGACGTGGGCGGCCTTTCGGAGAACGTCACCAACTTTACCGACGGCGTGAAAGTGTACCTGGATCCCGCCTCCATCGCCTGGGGTATCAACTACGTGCTGAGCGATCCTTCCCGCGCCGCCGCATATGGCAGGAACGGCCGGAGAAAGGTCGAGCGCCACTTCCTGTGGAGCGTCGTAGCCGGCAAAATGCTGGACGTCTACCGGAAAGCACTGCAATAG
- a CDS encoding ribose-phosphate diphosphokinase, translating into MTSDIIAGSSVPGLAKSIARRMGTKAHFPSIEKFPDGEIHVVEGDYTPAQTVVYVQTMHPHPNDMLVEMMLTVDLLKELGAERVIAVIPYVGYMRQDARHVKGEAVAIRTMLKMLDFAGVNDIVGVDMHLHRLGIEELASFSRIKIHEVSAVELLAARAGKGLTTPLVVGPDSESERWAAAAARVLGTDYDVLEKHRLSAREIEHRPRSMAVKGRDVLIIDDIVSTGGTIKDVIKSLKAQGAGQVNVACTHAVLSDIDSLTGLYRTGMEEIVSTNTINNESGIVDVSEIIAGKLKELL; encoded by the coding sequence ATGACATCAGACATTATCGCCGGCTCGTCCGTGCCCGGGCTCGCCAAAAGCATTGCCAGACGGATGGGCACTAAAGCCCACTTCCCCAGCATCGAGAAGTTTCCGGACGGCGAGATTCACGTGGTGGAGGGCGACTATACGCCGGCTCAGACCGTCGTCTACGTCCAGACCATGCACCCCCACCCGAACGACATGCTGGTCGAGATGATGCTGACAGTCGACCTGCTGAAAGAGCTGGGCGCGGAGCGGGTGATCGCCGTGATCCCGTACGTCGGCTACATGAGGCAGGATGCCCGGCACGTCAAAGGCGAAGCCGTCGCCATCAGGACCATGCTCAAGATGCTGGACTTCGCCGGCGTAAATGATATAGTCGGCGTCGACATGCACCTGCACCGCCTCGGCATCGAAGAGCTGGCCAGCTTCAGCCGCATCAAAATCCACGAGGTCAGCGCCGTCGAGCTGCTGGCGGCCAGGGCGGGCAAAGGCCTGACCACGCCGCTGGTCGTGGGGCCTGACTCCGAGTCCGAGCGGTGGGCAGCAGCGGCGGCCAGGGTGCTGGGCACAGATTACGACGTGCTGGAGAAGCACAGGCTTTCGGCCAGGGAGATCGAGCACCGGCCCCGGAGCATGGCAGTCAAAGGCAGGGACGTGCTGATCATCGACGACATCGTGAGCACCGGCGGCACAATCAAGGACGTGATCAAGTCGCTGAAGGCCCAGGGAGCCGGACAGGTCAACGTGGCCTGCACTCACGCCGTGCTCAGCGATATAGACTCGCTGACCGGATTGTACCGGACGGGCATGGAAGAAATCGTTTCCACCAACACGATCAACAACGAGTCCGGCATAGTGGACGTATCGGAGATCATAGCCGGGAAGCTGAAAGAGCTTCTTTAA
- a CDS encoding glycosyltransferase family 4 protein: protein MRIGFFVWEYPPRLIGGLGTYAEYITRDLVKMGQDVVVFTLNPGQLKTSEVIHGVEVHRPLNVDASSVLRLFVGNELQSWGDQLRFFSSIFTNDILCTSKFVNSLIRKDGVHFDMVCVHDWLGGMAASIVKSETDLPVVFHVHSTEWGRSKGMGSKVVNDIEYQTSVVADRIITVSYAMKEDLVNHGWPGEKIFVVWNGVDPEVYSPGAVSKAEVRALRGRYGIKDDESMILFVGRLNWVKGIINLVQAMPAIVKEYPKAKLVILGTGDEEANIRNLIKRLGIEKNVICRFEFVPEHERIVHYAACDLGAFPSVYEPFGIVSLEAMALEKPILVGARGVSGLREQVVISEPGQTGIHVDGGSPSDIAWGLRQILSSPVKAKQWGRNARQRVIDYFTWEKAARQTMDVYEGLVESYHRGRRK, encoded by the coding sequence ATGAGAATAGGCTTTTTCGTCTGGGAATACCCCCCGAGGCTGATCGGCGGGCTGGGTACGTATGCGGAGTACATCACCCGGGACCTGGTGAAGATGGGCCAGGACGTGGTGGTGTTCACCCTGAACCCCGGACAGCTCAAGACCAGCGAAGTCATCCACGGGGTAGAGGTCCACCGGCCTCTCAACGTGGACGCGTCGAGCGTGCTGAGGCTGTTCGTGGGCAACGAACTCCAGTCGTGGGGTGACCAGCTCAGGTTTTTCAGCTCGATCTTCACCAACGACATCCTGTGCACCTCCAAGTTCGTGAACAGCCTGATCCGCAAGGACGGGGTCCACTTCGACATGGTATGCGTCCACGACTGGCTCGGGGGCATGGCGGCGTCCATCGTCAAGTCAGAGACCGACCTGCCGGTGGTCTTCCACGTCCATTCTACTGAGTGGGGGAGAAGCAAGGGCATGGGAAGCAAAGTGGTCAACGACATCGAGTACCAGACCTCCGTCGTGGCCGATCGCATCATCACCGTCAGCTACGCCATGAAGGAGGACCTCGTCAACCACGGGTGGCCGGGGGAGAAGATCTTCGTCGTCTGGAACGGAGTAGACCCTGAAGTCTACAGCCCCGGAGCAGTGAGCAAAGCGGAGGTCAGGGCGCTCCGCGGCAGGTACGGCATCAAGGACGATGAGTCGATGATCCTGTTCGTGGGCCGGCTGAACTGGGTGAAGGGGATCATCAACCTGGTCCAGGCAATGCCTGCCATAGTGAAAGAATACCCTAAGGCGAAGCTGGTCATCCTCGGCACCGGGGACGAGGAGGCGAACATCCGCAACCTGATCAAGCGGCTCGGCATCGAGAAGAACGTGATCTGCCGGTTCGAGTTCGTGCCCGAGCACGAGCGGATAGTCCACTACGCCGCCTGCGACCTCGGCGCTTTTCCCTCGGTCTACGAGCCGTTCGGCATCGTCAGCCTCGAAGCCATGGCGCTGGAGAAGCCCATCCTCGTCGGCGCCCGGGGCGTCTCCGGGCTGCGAGAGCAGGTGGTCATCAGTGAGCCCGGCCAGACCGGCATACACGTGGACGGCGGCAGCCCCTCCGACATCGCCTGGGGCCTCCGCCAGATCCTCTCCAGTCCCGTAAAAGCAAAGCAGTGGGGCCGCAATGCCCGGCAGCGGGTCATCGACTACTTCACGTGGGAGAAGGCCGCCCGGCAGACCATGGACGTATACGAAGGCCTGGTAGAGTCATACCATCGCGGCAGAAGGAAGTGA
- a CDS encoding glycoside hydrolase family 57 protein, producing MTRLCIGFEVHQPYRLNSGFRPGNYGGKSPEEAYFSGINREILERVCRKCYNPATALVLELLDQGFKCAFSLSGTLVEQLEKWEPDTLGLFEEVARHRNAEMLCQTYYHSVASLFDDPSEFEEQVRLHRQLMRDAFGVTPAVMENTEFLFNNAIAESAKRLGFKAIYSEGVERLLGWRSPNYVYSCRGINLLLRNYQLSDDIAFRFTNRQWPEWPLTADKYASWLAATPGDYVNVFIDYETFGEHQWEDTGIFEFLRWLPRECKARGVEFWKPSEIASLPAAEALNVEETVSWADVEKDISAWLGNTMQHMAIKEVQRGEAFASDKKTWRLLQTSDHFYYMASKFGSCGDVHSYFSPEACTNIEAFDMYMRVLSDFELRAAQKMKPKQVAMELRCLPPEQAFRFRTPRAYTGFSAYSLDDFADLLNFVPEDSLQYHLSRDDYSSWIRDVLNDPGLAEDVSKCGNRIELLEVTDRRRKELWSRLKGAGPAERRREEVWSRSR from the coding sequence ATGACGAGGCTTTGCATTGGATTTGAGGTCCACCAGCCGTACCGGCTGAACTCGGGATTCCGGCCGGGGAACTACGGCGGGAAAAGCCCTGAGGAGGCTTACTTTAGCGGCATCAACAGGGAGATCCTTGAGCGGGTCTGCCGGAAGTGCTATAATCCCGCCACTGCGCTGGTGCTGGAGCTGCTGGATCAGGGCTTCAAGTGCGCGTTCAGCCTTTCGGGGACGCTGGTAGAGCAGCTTGAGAAATGGGAGCCGGACACGCTGGGGCTGTTCGAGGAGGTCGCCCGGCACCGGAACGCCGAAATGTTGTGCCAGACGTATTACCACAGCGTGGCCAGCCTGTTCGACGACCCCTCTGAATTTGAGGAGCAGGTGAGGCTGCACAGGCAGTTAATGAGAGACGCGTTCGGCGTCACGCCTGCAGTGATGGAGAACACTGAGTTCCTCTTCAACAACGCCATAGCAGAGTCGGCAAAGCGTCTCGGCTTCAAGGCGATCTACTCCGAGGGCGTGGAGCGGCTGCTGGGCTGGCGAAGCCCGAACTACGTGTACTCCTGTCGGGGCATAAATCTGCTATTGAGAAATTATCAGCTGTCGGACGACATCGCGTTCCGCTTTACTAACAGGCAGTGGCCGGAGTGGCCGCTGACGGCGGACAAGTACGCGTCCTGGCTGGCGGCGACGCCAGGGGATTACGTGAACGTCTTCATCGACTACGAGACGTTCGGGGAGCACCAGTGGGAGGACACAGGCATCTTCGAGTTCCTCCGGTGGCTGCCCCGGGAGTGTAAAGCCCGTGGTGTCGAGTTCTGGAAGCCCTCGGAGATCGCCTCTTTGCCGGCGGCGGAGGCGCTGAACGTCGAGGAGACGGTGTCCTGGGCGGACGTGGAGAAGGACATCTCGGCGTGGCTGGGCAACACGATGCAGCACATGGCGATCAAGGAGGTCCAGAGGGGCGAGGCTTTCGCCAGCGATAAAAAGACCTGGCGGCTCCTGCAGACCAGCGATCACTTCTATTATATGGCCTCCAAGTTCGGGTCGTGCGGGGACGTGCACTCGTACTTCAGCCCGGAGGCCTGCACCAACATCGAGGCGTTCGACATGTACATGCGGGTGCTCTCCGATTTCGAGCTGCGGGCGGCGCAGAAGATGAAGCCGAAGCAGGTGGCGATGGAGCTGAGGTGCCTGCCTCCCGAGCAGGCTTTCAGGTTCCGCACTCCCCGGGCGTACACGGGCTTTTCAGCTTATAGCCTGGACGATTTCGCCGACCTGCTGAACTTCGTGCCTGAGGACTCGCTGCAGTACCACCTGAGCCGGGACGACTACTCTTCCTGGATCAGGGACGTGCTGAACGATCCGGGGCTGGCCGAGGACGTGTCGAAGTGCGGGAACCGCATTGAGCTTTTAGAGGTGACAGACCGGAGGAGAAAGGAACTGTGGAGCCGCCTGAAGGGGGCAGGACCGGCGGAGCGGCGGAGGGAGGAAGTGTGGAGTCGCTCAAGATAG